In the genome of Ferrovibrio terrae, the window GGCTTGAAGGAGCCGGAATGCTGCAGCAGCTCCAGCTTGAGCTGCAGGCTCTCGACCGGCAGGCCGAAATCCGCCCCCGCCACGGCCATCACCGGGGTGCGGCGTATATAAGGTGCGATCTTCGGATAGTTGGCGGCGATGGCGGCGCGGTCGATCTGATGTGTCATGGTGATATGGCTAAAGGGCATCCGGCCATTTGACAAGATACCTAGCCTTCGGCCTCGCCCAGCAGATGCATGATCGCCTGCATGGCGGCCAGCAGTTCGCGCTGCTTCTGCTCGCCCAATGGCCGCAGCCAGCGTGCCACTTCCGCACTTGCGGCCTGATCCAGCGGCGCAATCGCGGCACGTCCGGCCGGTGTCAGACGCAATTGCAGCTCGCGGCGATCCTGCCGGCCGATTTCGCGCTGCAGGAAGCCGCTGCGCTCGAAGCGATGCAGGATGCGGCTGAGATATCCCAGATCAAGGCCAAGCCGGCGGTTCAGCGCCGTGGCCGTGACCACCTCCTCGTCGGCCAGTTCGAACAGCACGCGGATTTCGGTCAGGGAGAAGCTGCCCTGCGACAGGCTTTCATCCAGCAGGCCGATGCAATGCGTATAGAAGCGGTTGAACTGCCGCACGGTGGCAATGCGCCGGGTGCGAGGGCCCGTCATGCCGGACGGCGTCGTGCAGGCGGCAACGTCGCGATGGCGAAGCCGGAGAGAATCAGCAGGATGCCCAGGGCGTGAAAACCCTGCACCGGCTCGCCGAGCAAGGCAAACGCCAGCAGCGCGGTGAATACCGCCACCAGATGAAAGGAAACGCCGGTCACAGTTGCGCCCAGCAGGGCGACGCAGCGGTTCCACAGGATGAAGGCCAAAAGGGATGCAAAGACGCCGATATAGAGCACGGCGGCCACCGAAGCCGCATCAAGGGGTATCACGGCCCCGGCCTGTAGCTCCCAGAGCCAGAACGGCAGCAGCACAGCCAGGCCGGTCATCATCGTCGACGCCAGGAAAACCAGCGGATCGAGCGCGGGGTCGCGCCGCCGCAGCAACACCGAATAGACGGCGTAATTCAGGATCGCCAGCAGCACCAGCAGGTCCGCCTGCTCGAACTGCAGGGCGAACAGCGTGGCCATGGTGCCGCGCGAGACAATCCAGCAGATGCCGATGAACGAGATCACGATGCCGGCAAGCGTCTGACGCGACACCCTTTCGCGGCCCAGCAGAAAAGCGGCAACCGGGATCATCAGAGGCAGGGTGGAATTCAGGAAGGCCACGTTCACCGCCGGCACGGTCTGCAGCGCCACATAGGCCAGCGCGTTGTAGCCGGCAATGCCGAAGGCGCCACAGGCAAGGATCAGCCAGCGCTGACGCCACAGCAGGCCGCGCTGGCGCCACAGGCCCTGCAGGACGAAGGGCAGCAGGATCAGCAGCGCGACCAGCCAGCGTCCGACCGCGAGCGTGACGGGCGGGATGGTATCGGCAAACCCGCGGCCCAGTACCAGGTTACCGGCCCAGAAGGCCGGCGGTAGCCAGAGCAGCAGATAGGGTCGCCGCCAGACCGTCTGAAGCCACGCAGTCATGTCAGCCCTCGAGGCCGATGCGCATGCGACGGTTGTGCCGGCCCTTGTTGTCGATCTTCAGAATACGGATCGGCCGCGAACCGCCGGTGGACGTGAGATGTGTGCCGCCGCAGGCCTGTCGGTCGAGTCCGGCAATCTCAATGATGCGGATCAGGCCGTCGGTGGTCGGCGGCGGTGTGACTGACCGCGAGCGCAGCAGGCCCTTTTCATCATAGGCATCGTCGAGCGCGATGTAGCTTTCCTGTACCGGCAGGTTCTGCCGGATGGCGTCGTTGATCGCGGGTTCAAGCGCACGCAGGCGGTCGTTGTCGGCATCGGGAAGATCGAAATCGATCCGCGCCGTGCCATCGGCATTCATCTGCACGCCGGTAACCAGCGCACCATCGAACGCCTGGAAGACCAGCGCGTTGATGATATGCAGACCGGTATGCAACTCGCGCTGGGTCTGGCGGAAGGCGGGATCGACCCTGGCCTGGACCTCGCCGGAAAGTTCGACCGGCTGCTGCAGCCTGATCCAGAGGCGCCCGCCGATGCTCTCGAACCCCGCGATGCCGACATTGCCATCGGTCCATTCGAGACTGCCCTGGTCCGGCAACTGCCCGCCACCGCCGGGGTAGAACGGCATTTCGGCCAGCCGGACCAGGCCGGGCTGGCTTTCCAGCACCAGGCTGCGCAGGGTCAGCACCTCGGGATTGTCATGGCAGTAATATCGCGACATCGCGGCCTCATCGTTCCTGATGCGGACGATAGGCAGGCCATGGCCGGCATTCTTGGCGAAAATTGCGTGCCCGGCCGTGCGCCGGGACTTAAGCCGCCGGGCGGATGCCCTGGGCGGCGACGAACTGCCGGGGCGTGATGCCATAGATCCGGCGGAAGTGGCGGTTCAGCGCACTCTGGTCGAAGAAGCCGGCCGCCACCGCCGCCTCGGCGATCGGCAGGCCGGCACGCAGATGACGCAATGCCGCCCGCAGCCGGATCTGGGTCAGATAGGCATGCGGAGTCAGGCCGGTGGCACGGCGGAACAGGCGGATCAACTGGAACGGGCTCAGGCCAAGCGGGGCGCTCAGGTCATCCAGCGTAAGGCGCTCGGCATGGCGGTCTTCCAGCACCGGCCGCAGCCGGCCCAGCAGATGTCCGTCTCCCGCATCGGACTCTTCTGCATCGCGACGGCTGCCGTAGCGTCGGCTCAGCACGGCGAAACCCTGCGCCAGCAACTCCTGTTGACGCAGGCGGTCATCTGCCTGTTCGAGGGCGCAATGCAGGTTATGGAACACCGCGACCAGTTCGGGATCGTGGAACAGATTGGCGGTGAAATAAGCCGGGCGGTCGAGGCCGGCGAGCCGGGCGGCTTCGGCAATCGCCTGCGTCTCCATATATAAGGAGCGGTATCGCCAGCGCGGGCTGCGCGCCATCCGGCCGGAATGCGGTTCGTCGGGGTTGAACACCAGCAGGACATCCTGGCGGGCTTCCTCGGTACGGCCCCGGCTGGTGAATTCGGCACCGCCGGTCTCGGTCACCGCCACCACCAGCGCGTCATGGCTGTGCGGCGCATAATCGTGGCGGGTGAAATCGGCATGCAGCAGGCTGAGGCCGGCGACATGCGGATCCTGCCAGAAATGCGCGGCGTTCTTCGGGGCGGTCCGGATCGGGCGGTTCTCCATCACGGTCAGGATAAGGCCGGGCCGGCGACAGGACCACCGGATAATGCCCCCGGGTCATAACCGCCGGCGGAGCGCCCTGCGGCCTTGCGTCGCGGCCCGGGCCGTCGCCCCGCCAGCTTCTGGTGGTTGGATTACCCCCTGCCGACCCTATATTCTCAGGGCATGCAGAACTTCGTCCACTTTCTGATCCCGGCCTTCGCTGTCGCCACCTTTCTGGTGCTCTGCGTCGGCCTCTACGCGCTGTTCCGCGGCGGCCAGTTCAACCGGTCCTATTCCAATAAGCTGATGCGCTGGCGCATCCTGCTGCAGTTCATCGCCATCATCCTGATCGGCATCGCCAGCTTCGCATTCCGCAACTGAGGCAAGTCGCATGGTTAAGCTCGACCGGATCTACACCCGCGGCGGCGACAAGGGCATGACCTCGCTGGGCAACGGCGAGCGCGTGCCCAAGCATGACCTGCGGGTGGAGGCCTTCGGCGCCGTCGATGAGGCCAACGCGGCCATTGGCCTTGCCCGGCTGCACACCGCGGGTACCGACCTGGATGCCATGCTGTCGCGCATCCAGAACGACCTGTTCGACCTTGGCGCCGATCTCTGCACCCCGGAAGACGAAGAGAACGACCCGCGCCGCCGGCCGGCGCTGCGGATGGACCAGGTGCAGGTCGACCGGCTGGAAGCCGAGATCGACGCCATGAATGCCAACCTGGGCGCGCTGACATCTTTTATATTGCCCGGCGGCAGCCCGGCCGCGGCCTACCTGCATCTTGCCCGCACCATCACCCGGCGCGCCGAACGGCTGGTGACGGCCCTGCAGGATGCCGAACGCCTCAATCCGGCGGCACTCAGCTATATCAACCGCCTGTCGGACCACCTGTTCGTGGCCGCCCGCCATGCCAACCAGGACGGCATCGGCGACGTGCTCTGGGTGCCGGGCCTGAACCGCGGCTAAAAAGGCCGCCCAGTCGGCCCCCGGCAGCCGGACCTGCCCGGCAAAAACTGCCGGACCCGACCCGGCAACAGGACCAGACGGCAGAAGCTGCCGCGTTAACCCAGTTCCGAAATATTGTGAATTACCCTGAAATAATAATGCATTAGCCCAGCCACCCCAAACTGGCACGGGGCTTGCTCCTCCTAAGCCAAATCAGTTTCCAGCCCATGGAGGGGTGTTATGTCAATTAGTGGCGCTTTGCAGACCTCGATCACCGGCCTGAATGGTCAGTCCGCAGCGATCGGCTTTATCTCGGACAACGTCGCGAACGCGAGCACCATCGGCTACAAGAAGGTGGAATCGCGGTTCCAGACGCTGGTGACGCAGTCGAGCGCACAGGCGAATACGCACTCCCCCGGCGGCGTGATCAACCAGCCTTTCTTCTCCAATAATACCCAGGGCTCGATCCAGCAGGTGTCTTCCACCACCTCGATCGCCCTGGTCGGCAGCGGCTTCATCCCGGTCTCGAAGAAAAACGGCACGGACGGCACCACCGGCCTGCCGACTTTCGAAACCACCAGCTATTTCACCCGCGTCGGCGACTTCAACCAGAACAGCGATGGCTTCCTGGTGAATTCCTCGGGCTACTTCCTGCGCGGCTGGCCGATCGATCCGGTCACCGGCGTGGTCGACAGTTCGGCGACCGAGGAAGTGCGCGTCTCCAACCTGCTCGACGCCCCTGTGGCGACCAGCGTGGTCGATTATGCCGCCAACCTGCCGTCCAACGCGCTGGACACGTCGGGCACGCTGCCGGCCACCTTGCCGGCCAGCTCGATCCAGATCTTCGACGCGCTGGGCAACGCCCGCACGCTGAACCTGACCTGGACCCGCACCGGCAACAATGCCTGGGAACTGGCACTGAATGCTCCCGGCGCCGATGCCACCGCCTCTACAACCTCCTTCGGCCCGATCACTGTGGTTTTCGGTGGCTCGATCGCCGGCCAGAACATCTCGCCCGGCACCATCGCCAGCCTCGGCGCCGCAGACGGCACCACGCCGTCGGGTGCCGGCGCCAGCGCCCTGCTGGGTTCGGCAGCGACTGCTGTTAACGACGATGCGTCCATCAGCTTCAGCATCGACTACGGCTCGGGCGGCCAGCAGATCCGTCTCGACCTGGGGTCCTATGGCAACTCGATCGGCACGACGCAGTATGCCGGCGACACGCTGACACTGAATAACTTCCAGCAGAACGGTGTGCCGCAGGGTAACTTCAAGAACCTTGCGATCGACCAGGACGGCTTCGTCTCGGTCACCTTCGACAACGGTAACGTCAAGCAGTTCTACCAGATCCCGGTCGCCAAGTTCCGAGATCCGACCGAACTGGACCGTGTGGCGGGTAACGCCTTCGTCGAAACTCCGAGCTCCGGCGGTGCCGTGTTGTCGCAGTCAGGTTCGAGCGGCGCCGGTGATTATGTGTCGGCTGCCATCGAAGGTTCGAACGTCGATATCGCCGAAGAGTTCTCCAAGCTGATTGTCGCCCAGCGTACCTACTCGGCCAATGCCCGGCTGATCACCGCTGCCGACGAACTGCTCCAGGAAACCATCAATATCCGCCGCTAAGCGTAAACTGGCTGCCGGGCGCTAAACCCGTCCGGCAGCCGACACCACTACCCCAGAAAGGTTCTGTGTCATGTCCTTGAGCGCCGCCCTTAACACTGCCGTTATCGGCCTGCAGACCCTGCAGAGCCAGACGCGCATTGCCGCGGGCAACGTCTCAAATGCCCAGAACCCGGAATACACCCGCAAGCTCGCGACCCTGACCACCCCGGTGGCAGAAGGCCTGCCGCAGTCGGCGCTGATCTCGAGCGTCACTCGCGCGGTCGCCCCGGAAATCCAGCAGGACTTCTACAGCTCCAACGCCGATTACGGCCGCCTGCAGATGCAGCTCGGCTATTCGAAGGAACTTGCCGAAGCGCTGGATGCCACCAACACCACCGGCGACCAGCCGACCATCCTGGCGATGATGACCCGCTTCGAGGATGCCTGGAAGCAGCTGGAAGCCACGCCGGAAAACAACGACTTCAAAAGCCTGGTCGTGCAGCGCGGCAATGAGCTGGCGACAGAAATCCGCCGCCTGAACGGTCTGCAGTCGGAACTGCAGAACCGCGCCCAGCAGAATATCCAGACCGATATCGAAGCGATCAATAACGCGACAAGCAAGATCGCCGAACTGAACCGCAAGATCGCCTCGCTGGCCGCTGCCGGCACTCCGGTCGGCGACCTTGAGGATATGCGCGATGCCGAAATCAAGCGCCTGTCCGACAAGGTCGGCATCCGCACGCTGGAGAATGATCGCGGCGAAGTGTTCGTCTACACCACCGGCGGCGTCCAGCTCGTCGGCACGACGGCCCAGAAGTTTGAATATGTGGAGATCGCCAATCCGCCGACCCACCCGCAGGCCGGCATCTATCTCGAGGGTTCGAGCACCGACGTCACCGGCGGCTTCCTGAACGGATCGACCCGCGCCTCGCTGAATTATCTCGACGTCACCCCGACCGCGCTTGCATCAAGCGATCCGAATGTCGGCGCACTGGCGAAGTTCTTCAATCAGCTTGACGCTTTCGCCGCCAACCTGGTCGACGTGGTGAACAACGCCTATGGCGGCCCCTTCTTCGATTATACCGCCCCCGTCGGCACGCCGCCGGACGAAGCCGGCCTGATCACCGTGGAAAGCAGCATCACGCTCGATCCGAGCACGCTGGATGCCAACGTCGCTGGTGCCGTGCAGCAGGCGATGCGCAACACCACAATGACCAATGCCCAGGTCAACCGCGCCGGCGACCCGAACGGCCTGGTAGTCGCCAATGTCAATATCTTTGGCGTCGCGAACGGCATTCTGTCCTACCAGGCGCGTTCCACGGCAGATAACGAACTGCAGCGCGACAGCGCGGAACGCCTGCAGCACACGCTGGATCAGAAATATCGCAACATCACCGGCGTCAACATCGACGACGAGCTTGCGCAATTGCAGCTTCTGCAGAACAATTATGCCGCGCTGGCCAATGTGATGAACACGATCACGCAGATGTTTGACACCCTTGTCAACATCGGGAGGTAAGTCATGGTTTCGCTCGTAGGCACCACGCAATACGCGACCCAGCTCGATGTCACCCGCAACGTGCGGCTGCTGAACCTGCAGCTGTCGAGGCAGAACCAGCAGCTGGCCGACGGCCGCTATGCCGACGGCCTGATCGGCGTGTCGCAGCGCGCCCAGGAGCTGGGCAATCTCAAGTCTGAAATCGGCACGGTCAACAACTACAAGAGCGCGGTGCAGCAGGCGCAGAACCGCACCAACCTCTACGCTCTCACCATCGAAGAGATCATCGATATCGCCACCGAGGCGCAGGATACGATGATCAAGAATCGCGACCCGTATTTTGCCGCCAGCGCGGCGCCGGACGTGCAGGCCAATCTTCTGCTCGACCGCATCGGCGGCCTGCTGCAGACCAAGGACGGCGACCGCTATCTGTTTGCCGGCACCAACTACACCCAGAACCCGATCAACGGCACGATCTCGGACCTGCCCGCGATCTATCCCGCCAATGCCGTTCCGGGCGTGGACTACAACCCCTTCGCGGCCTTCACGGTTCCGGCTGCTTTCCCGGGCACCTCGCTGTACAACACGGCGAACGACTTCTATATCAACCCGACCGCAGCCGCGCCCGGCACCTACGACGATTTCTACAATTCGGCCGGCACCACCCTGTATACCGACGACAACGAGCAGCTGAGCTATGGTGTGTCGGCGGCCGAAGGCGGCTTCCAGATTCTGGTCGATGCCATCCTCCGCTTCCGCGACGCCACGCAGGATATCGCGGGCAATCCGGATAACTACCAGGTCCGTGTCGACCAGGCGCGCACCCAGCTCAATGAGGCGATTTCCTCGCTGAAGTCGATTGCCTCGCGCAACGGCTACAAGCAGCAGCAGCTGACCGAAGTAATGGAGCGCCATGACCGCTCGCTCGACGTGCTGAAGGTGCGCGTCGGCAGCATCGAGAATGTCGATATCGGCGAGGTTTCGGTCAACATCAAGAACCTGCAGACCACGCTGGAAGCTTCCTACGTGATCACGCGCGACAGCCTGCAGCTCTCGCTGGTCAACTTCCTCCGTTAAGCGGGCTTTTCCGGCTGTTTGCCGGACCGGCGAGCTAGCCCGCCGGTTGCGATTCCGCCACTATTCCCTATATTCCGGGCCATAAACCAGGACCCCGGACGATGGACATTCAGCTCTACAACACCCTCACCCGCCAGAAGGAAATCTTCCGGCCGCTCGATCCGCAGCGGGTGACGATGTATGTCTGCGGCCCCACCGTCTACAACTACGCCCATATCGGCAACGCCCGCCCGGCCGTGGTGTTCGACACGCTCTACCGGCTGATGCAGAAGAGCTTCCCGAAGGTGGTCTACGCCCGCAACGTCACCGATGTGGACGACAGGATCAACAAGGCCGCCAAGGACCAGGGCGTGCCGATCAGCGCGATCACGGAAAAGTATCTGGCGGTCTATCATGCCGACATTGGCGCGCTCGGCGTGCTGCCGCCGGGAATCGAACCCAAGGTGACGCAGCATATCGACGCGATCATCAGCATGATCGAGCGCCTGATGGCCAATGGCCATGCCTACGAGAAGGACGGCCAGGTCCTGTTCCATGTGCCCTCCTTCAAGCAGTATGGCCAGCTGTCGCGCCGCGACCGCGACGAGATGATCGCCGGCGCCCGCGTCGACGTCGCCGCCTACAAGCGCGACCCGGCCGATTTCACCCTGTGGAAACCCTCGGATGCCGACATGGTGGGCTGGGACAGCCCTTGGGGCCGCGGCCGGCCCGGCTGGCATATCGAATGCTCGGCGATGATCGAACGCAATTTCGGCACCGGGCCGATCGACATCCATGGCGGCGGCCACGACCTGATCTTCCCGCATCATGAGAACGAGATCGCGCAGAGCACCTGCGCCCATGACGGCACGCAATTCTGCCGCACCTGGATGCATAACGGCTTCGTCAATATCAACGCCGAGAAGATGTCGAAGTCGCTCGGCAATGTGACGCTGGTGCATGATCTGCTGAAGCTGGCGCCGGGCGAGGCTTTGCGCCTGGTGCTGCTGTCGGCGCATTACCGCCAGCCGCTCGACTGGACCGAAAATGCCGTGAAGGACGCACGTACCCAGCTTGACCGGCTGTATCGCGCCCTGGACTCGCTGAAGGACGTCCAGGCCGCCGAGACGACAGCGCCCGCTGCCTTCATGGCCGCGCTGGCCGACGACCTGAACACGCCCAAGGCACTGGCCGAACTGCACCAGATCGCCAATGCGGCGAACAAGGCGACCGATCCGGCCGAGCGGGCGCGCCTGAAGGGCGAGCTGGTGGCCGCCGGCTGGCTGATCGGCCTGCTGCAGCAGGATCCGGCCGTCTGGCTGAAGGGCACCGGCGCTGCGGATGTGGACGCCGCGGCCATCGAAGCGCTGATCGCCGAGCGCAAGGCGGCACGCGCCCGCAAGGACTGGGCAGAGTCGGATCGCATCCGTGACGAGCTGGCGGCGCGCGGCATCCTGCTGGAAGACAAGGCCGGTGAAACGACATGGCGCGTGGCGTCGTAAGGAGCGCGTCATGAGCGAAGCCGACATCAGGGCTGTACAGGACGAGATCATCGAGGATTTCGGCACCTTCGATGACTGGATGGATCGCTATCGCTTCCTGATCGATCTCGGTCGCGGCCTGCCACCCTATCCCGACGAGCTGCGCACCGACGACTGGCGGGTGAAGGGCTGTATCAATCGCGCCTGGCTGCATGGTGAAGCGCGCGATGGCCGCGTGTATTACCAGGCCAGCAGCGAGTCCGAGATCGTTGCCGGGCTGATCGCGCTGCTGCTGAAGGTCTATTCCGGCCGCACGCCGCAGGAGATCGTCGATACCCCGCCCGAGTTCCTGCAGAAGATCGGCGTGTGGGAAAACATCACCTCGAACCGCATCAACGGCCTGAATGGCATGATCGCGCTGATCCAGGCTGTGGCGAAGGCGGAACTGAAGGCGGCCTAAGCGCCCTGCTTCGCGGCTTCGATCTGGTCGATCGCCTTCACGGCGGCCTCGAACGGCAGCAGTACTGCATTGTGGCGCGCCTTGTGGTCGCGCACCGGCACCAGCACTTCCAGATCGGCAAACACGCCACCGGCGAAATCCGCGCCCGGCGGCGGGCCGTTCTCCTTGAGCATGCTGCGCATCATCCCGACCAGCTGGCGCAGCGTGGCGGTGTCCTGGCCGACGATATGCTGGCCCAGGATGCTGGCGGCCGCCTGGCCGAGCGCACAGGCCCGCACCTGCTGGCCATAGGCGGCCACCCGGCCCTCCGGATCCAGCTTGAGGTCGACCGTGATCCGGCTGCCGCAGAGCGGGCTGTGGTGGGTCACGGTCGCGTCCGGGTTGGCCAGCCGCTCGGTCTGGCCGATATGTGCCGCAAAATTAAGGATTTTTTCGTTGTAGAGGGCGTTCAGCATGGGGCTTAGGCTACTCCTCGGGCGGCCTTGATGCACGATCTTGATGCTTGGCTTGCTGCCCCATTGCCTTGAAGCGGGGGCCACCCGACGATATATAACGGCCCATCTTTCAAGAGCAATCCGGGCGGCCGCTTTCGTAGGCCCGCCCGGCAGGAGCAAAGCCCGTGTTCGCCAAGCGTGTCTCGATTGAGCAGGTTGAAGAAGGCAATGATCTGGCGCCGAAATTCGACGCCGACGGCCTGATCGCCTGCGTCACCACCGCCGCCAAAACCGGCGAGGTCCTGATGCTCGGCTACATGAATGCCGAAGCGCTGCAGAAAACCATCGAGACCGGCGAGGCGCATTACTACAGCCGCAGCCGCAAGGTGCTGTGGCACAAGGGCGCCACTTCGGGTCTGGTGCAGAAGGTGGTCGAGATGCGCATCGACGACGACCAGGATGCCGTCTGGCTGCGCGTGGCGATTCCGGGCGATGCCTCCTGCCATGTCGGCTACCGCTCCTGCTTCTACCGCTCGGTGCCGACCGGCGCGCCGGCCGACCAGATCGAACTCACCTTCGAAGAGAAGGAAAAGATGTTCGATCCGAAGGCGGTCTACGGCGACGCTCCGAATCCTACAATCCTGTAAGATTTAACAATCCCGCCTGCTGTCACGACAGCAGGCGTCCATGCGCGCCACGGCGGCGCAGGCGAGGCTTTGCGGCCGCCTTTCCTGCAACTTTTCAGGCGGCGCAACGTTGATCTCGTGCCCCGGCCGAGCTCGGCCGCAACGCCGTAAAAATCCCATCATATTGCCGTTAACCCGCTTGCCGCCCTATATGAGCCCGGCACCCAGACGACCAGCAATCCAGGAGTGACTGATGACCGCCCCCTTCACGATGAAGCCCCTGCCCTATGCCGATAACGCCCTCGATCCGGTGGTCTCCGCCCAGACCATCGGCTTCCATTACGGCAAGCACCACACCACCTATCTCAATACGCTGAACAAGCTGGTGAGTGAGGATGCGTCGCTGCAGGGCAAGAGCCTCGTGGACATCATCAAGGCGACGCATGGCAAGGCCGACAAGACGGCCGTGTTCAACAATGCAGCCCAGGTCTGGAACCACGACTTCTACTGGGACAGCCTGGCGCCCAAGGGCGGCGGCAAGCCGAGCGGCCGCATCGCCGAGCTGATCAAGGACAGCTTCGGCGACTACGACAAGTTCAAGAGTGACTTCGCCCAGACCGGCGTGACGCAGTTCGGCTCGGGCTGGGCCTGGCTCTGCCTGGAAGGCGGCAAGCTGGTGTTCAAGAAGACCGGCAATGCCGAAAACCCGCTGACCATGACTGGCGTGAAGCCGCTGTTGACGCTGGATGTGTGGGAACATGCCTATTACCTGGACTGGCAGAACAAGCGCCCCGATCACCTGAATGCCTGCATCGACAAGCTGATCAACTGGGATTTCGCCGAAAAGAATCTCGGCTGACGCGCGCCGCAACCCGGACAACGAAAGACAGGACGGTGGGAAACCACCGTCCTTTTTCATGCTGCGCGCGGCCCGACGGCTTTCATAAATCCCTAAGACATTCGCCGCTACAAAGCGG includes:
- the cysS gene encoding cysteine--tRNA ligase; this encodes MDIQLYNTLTRQKEIFRPLDPQRVTMYVCGPTVYNYAHIGNARPAVVFDTLYRLMQKSFPKVVYARNVTDVDDRINKAAKDQGVPISAITEKYLAVYHADIGALGVLPPGIEPKVTQHIDAIISMIERLMANGHAYEKDGQVLFHVPSFKQYGQLSRRDRDEMIAGARVDVAAYKRDPADFTLWKPSDADMVGWDSPWGRGRPGWHIECSAMIERNFGTGPIDIHGGGHDLIFPHHENEIAQSTCAHDGTQFCRTWMHNGFVNINAEKMSKSLGNVTLVHDLLKLAPGEALRLVLLSAHYRQPLDWTENAVKDARTQLDRLYRALDSLKDVQAAETTAPAAFMAALADDLNTPKALAELHQIANAANKATDPAERARLKGELVAAGWLIGLLQQDPAVWLKGTGAADVDAAAIEALIAERKAARARKDWAESDRIRDELAARGILLEDKAGETTWRVAS
- a CDS encoding MarR family winged helix-turn-helix transcriptional regulator; translated protein: MTGPRTRRIATVRQFNRFYTHCIGLLDESLSQGSFSLTEIRVLFELADEEVVTATALNRRLGLDLGYLSRILHRFERSGFLQREIGRQDRRELQLRLTPAGRAAIAPLDQAASAEVARWLRPLGEQKQRELLAAMQAIMHLLGEAEG
- a CDS encoding flagellar hook protein FlgE, which gives rise to MSISGALQTSITGLNGQSAAIGFISDNVANASTIGYKKVESRFQTLVTQSSAQANTHSPGGVINQPFFSNNTQGSIQQVSSTTSIALVGSGFIPVSKKNGTDGTTGLPTFETTSYFTRVGDFNQNSDGFLVNSSGYFLRGWPIDPVTGVVDSSATEEVRVSNLLDAPVATSVVDYAANLPSNALDTSGTLPATLPASSIQIFDALGNARTLNLTWTRTGNNAWELALNAPGADATASTTSFGPITVVFGGSIAGQNISPGTIASLGAADGTTPSGAGASALLGSAATAVNDDASISFSIDYGSGGQQIRLDLGSYGNSIGTTQYAGDTLTLNNFQQNGVPQGNFKNLAIDQDGFVSVTFDNGNVKQFYQIPVAKFRDPTELDRVAGNAFVETPSSGGAVLSQSGSSGAGDYVSAAIEGSNVDIAEEFSKLIVAQRTYSANARLITAADELLQETINIRR
- a CDS encoding DMT family transporter, translating into MTAWLQTVWRRPYLLLWLPPAFWAGNLVLGRGFADTIPPVTLAVGRWLVALLILLPFVLQGLWRQRGLLWRQRWLILACGAFGIAGYNALAYVALQTVPAVNVAFLNSTLPLMIPVAAFLLGRERVSRQTLAGIVISFIGICWIVSRGTMATLFALQFEQADLLVLLAILNYAVYSVLLRRRDPALDPLVFLASTMMTGLAVLLPFWLWELQAGAVIPLDAASVAAVLYIGVFASLLAFILWNRCVALLGATVTGVSFHLVAVFTALLAFALLGEPVQGFHALGILLILSGFAIATLPPARRRPA
- a CDS encoding AraC family transcriptional regulator — encoded protein: MENRPIRTAPKNAAHFWQDPHVAGLSLLHADFTRHDYAPHSHDALVVAVTETGGAEFTSRGRTEEARQDVLLVFNPDEPHSGRMARSPRWRYRSLYMETQAIAEAARLAGLDRPAYFTANLFHDPELVAVFHNLHCALEQADDRLRQQELLAQGFAVLSRRYGSRRDAEESDAGDGHLLGRLRPVLEDRHAERLTLDDLSAPLGLSPFQLIRLFRRATGLTPHAYLTQIRLRAALRHLRAGLPIAEAAVAAGFFDQSALNRHFRRIYGITPRQFVAAQGIRPAA
- a CDS encoding twin transmembrane helix small protein — translated: MQNFVHFLIPAFAVATFLVLCVGLYALFRGGQFNRSYSNKLMRWRILLQFIAIILIGIASFAFRN
- a CDS encoding flagellin, whose protein sequence is MVSLVGTTQYATQLDVTRNVRLLNLQLSRQNQQLADGRYADGLIGVSQRAQELGNLKSEIGTVNNYKSAVQQAQNRTNLYALTIEEIIDIATEAQDTMIKNRDPYFAASAAPDVQANLLLDRIGGLLQTKDGDRYLFAGTNYTQNPINGTISDLPAIYPANAVPGVDYNPFAAFTVPAAFPGTSLYNTANDFYINPTAAAPGTYDDFYNSAGTTLYTDDNEQLSYGVSAAEGGFQILVDAILRFRDATQDIAGNPDNYQVRVDQARTQLNEAISSLKSIASRNGYKQQQLTEVMERHDRSLDVLKVRVGSIENVDIGEVSVNIKNLQTTLEASYVITRDSLQLSLVNFLR
- a CDS encoding cob(I)yrinic acid a,c-diamide adenosyltransferase, with protein sequence MVKLDRIYTRGGDKGMTSLGNGERVPKHDLRVEAFGAVDEANAAIGLARLHTAGTDLDAMLSRIQNDLFDLGADLCTPEDEENDPRRRPALRMDQVQVDRLEAEIDAMNANLGALTSFILPGGSPAAAYLHLARTITRRAERLVTALQDAERLNPAALSYINRLSDHLFVAARHANQDGIGDVLWVPGLNRG
- the flgK gene encoding flagellar hook-associated protein FlgK, with the translated sequence MSLSAALNTAVIGLQTLQSQTRIAAGNVSNAQNPEYTRKLATLTTPVAEGLPQSALISSVTRAVAPEIQQDFYSSNADYGRLQMQLGYSKELAEALDATNTTGDQPTILAMMTRFEDAWKQLEATPENNDFKSLVVQRGNELATEIRRLNGLQSELQNRAQQNIQTDIEAINNATSKIAELNRKIASLAAAGTPVGDLEDMRDAEIKRLSDKVGIRTLENDRGEVFVYTTGGVQLVGTTAQKFEYVEIANPPTHPQAGIYLEGSSTDVTGGFLNGSTRASLNYLDVTPTALASSDPNVGALAKFFNQLDAFAANLVDVVNNAYGGPFFDYTAPVGTPPDEAGLITVESSITLDPSTLDANVAGAVQQAMRNTTMTNAQVNRAGDPNGLVVANVNIFGVANGILSYQARSTADNELQRDSAERLQHTLDQKYRNITGVNIDDELAQLQLLQNNYAALANVMNTITQMFDTLVNIGR
- a CDS encoding alanyl-tRNA editing protein: MSRYYCHDNPEVLTLRSLVLESQPGLVRLAEMPFYPGGGGQLPDQGSLEWTDGNVGIAGFESIGGRLWIRLQQPVELSGEVQARVDPAFRQTQRELHTGLHIINALVFQAFDGALVTGVQMNADGTARIDFDLPDADNDRLRALEPAINDAIRQNLPVQESYIALDDAYDEKGLLRSRSVTPPPTTDGLIRIIEIAGLDRQACGGTHLTSTGGSRPIRILKIDNKGRHNRRMRIGLEG